The genomic window TTGCCTTTGACCCGCATGGTGTTGACGGCTTTCACCTCAACTTTGAAGAGAGCTTCAACAGCTTCCTTCACCTGCGGCTTCGTAGCTTCAAGCGGAACACGGAAAACCACCTGGTTGTTCTCACCAGCAATGGTGGACTTTTCGGTGATCACCGGCGCCTGAAGGACGGTGTAGAGATCTTCGGCCTTCATGCGAACCGTGCCTCCAGTGCTTCGAGTGCTGACTTTGTCAGCACCAATGTGTCACGGCGCAGAACGTCATAAACGTTGATGCCCTGAATAGGCAGCACGTCCGTGTGCGGAATGTTCCGCGCAGCCAGAGCAAAGTTGTCATCAAGCTCCGCACCATCAACGATGAGCGTGCTTGTGATACCAAGCTTGGCAAAAGCGTCCTTCACGACCTTGGTTTTCGGCTCAGGCAGCTTGGCTTCATCAAGAACAATGATCGAACCAGCCTGTGCCTTGGTCGAAAGGGCATGACGAAGAGCAAGCGCGCGAACCTTCTTGGTCAGGCCGTGTGCGTGATCACGCACAACCGGACCAAAGGCCTTGCCGCCACCACGGAACTGAGGAACCTTCTTGTTACCGTGACGCGCACCACCGGTGCCCTTCTGCTTGTACATCTTCTTGGTCGTACCGGCGATTTCGGAACGGCCTTTTGTCTTGTGTGTACCAGCGCGGCGCTTGGCCAGCTGATAAGTCACCATACGGTGGAGAATGTCGGTACGCGGCTTGAGCGCGAACACGTCATCCGGCAGATCAACGCTGCCCGCCTTCTTGGCGTCGAGTGTCTGGACGTCCAGCTTCATGACTATGCGTCGTCCTTCTTCTCAGAGGTGGTGTTCTCAGCTTCATCCGCCACGACTTCGTCAGCCGGGGTTTCAGCAGCGGTTTCTTCAGCGGGCTTCTCTTCGGATGAACCAGCCGTGCGGAACGCACCAGGCATCGGCACACCTTCAGGAAGCGGCTTCTTGACAGCGTCAGACAGCTGCACCCAGCCGCCCTTGGAGCCAGGAATGGCACCCTTCACCAGGATGAGACCACGCTCTACATCCGTAGAAACGATCTCAAGGTTCTGGGTGGTCACGCGGGTTTGACCCATGTGACCGGCCATCTTCTTGCCCTTGAACACCTTGCCCGGGTCCTGACACTGACCAGTCGAACCGTGGGAACGGTGAGAGATGGACACACCGTGCGTTGCGCGAAGACCGCCGAAGTTATGGCGCTTCATCGCACCGGCAAACCCCTTACCAATCGAGATGCCAGAGGCATCTACGTATTGGCCTGCAACGAAGTGGTCGGCCTGAAGTTCAGCGCCCACGTCGATGAGGTTGTCCGGTGTCACACGGAACTCGACCAGGCGGCGACGGGGTTCCACCGACGTCTTGGCAAAGTGACCGCGCGCAGCACGGGTGAGATTTTTGACCTTGATTGAACCTGCACCGAGCTGAAGGGCTGTGTAGCCATTCTTCTCTTCCGTGCGATGTCCAACAACCTGGCAACCATCGAGCTTAAGAACGGTGACGGGAATATGCTTCCCCTCGTCCGTAAAGACCCGCGTCATGCCAACTTTTTGTGCGATCACGCCAGCGCGCATTTTTCGCACTCCTTGCTACTAATAAAACCTAGAGCTTAATTTCGACATCAACGCCGGCGGCGAGGTCGAGCTTCATAAGCGCGTCCACGGTCTGCGGTGTTGGGTCGACAATGTCGAGAAGACGCTTATGCGTACGGATCTCGAATTGTTCACGGCTCTTCTTATCGATGTGCGGACCACGAAGCACAGTAAACTTCTCGATCCGGTTCGGCAGCGGGATTGGCCCACGCACCGTTGCACCCGTCCGTTTCGCCGTATTGACGATTTCCAGCGTCGATGCATCGAGAATACGATGATCGAATGCTTTCAAACGAATGCGAATGTTCTGGTTCTGCATGGAACCTGTTTCCCGTATAGGCGACCCGTTGCCGGGCCATTAGAAAGAACTTGGTAGTCAAAGTCCGGCGGGCGCGCCTTGAAGGCCCACCCGCCGGAAACTTGTTACTCGATGATTGCTGCGACGACGCCGGCACCGACGGTGCGGCCGCCTTCACGGATAGCGAAGCGCAGCTTCTCTTCCATGGCAATCGGGACGATCAGCTCAACGAGCATCTCGCAGTTGTCGCCAGGCATAACCATTTCAGTGCCTTCCGGCAGCGACACAACACCCGTCACATCCGTCGTACGGAAGTACAACTGCGGACGGTAGTTCGTGAAGAACGGTGTGTGACGACCACCTTCATCCTTCGTCAGGATGTAGGCCTCGGCCTTGAACTTCGTGTGCGGCGTAACAGAACCCGGATGTACCAGAACCTGACCACGCTCAATGTCTTCGCGGTTCACACCACGCAGCAGGCAACCAACATTGTCACCAGCTTCACCCTGATCGAGCAGCTTGCGGAACATTTCAACGCCCGTAACTGTCGTCTTCGTGGTGTCCTTGATGCCGACGATTTCAATTTCTTCGCCAACATTCACAACACCGCGCTCAATACGACCCGTGGCAACCGTGCCGCGGCCGGAGATTGAGAACACGTCTTCAACAGGCATCAGGAACGGCTGATCCTTCGGGCGTTCCGGCGTCGGGATGTACTCATCAACCGCAGCCATCAGCTCAAGGATCTTGTTCTTGCCGATTTCATCATCACGGCCTTCAAGCGCTGCAAGAGCAGAACCCGCAATGATGGGGATATCGTCGCCCGGGAAGTCGTAAGAAGACAGAAGCTCACGCACTTCCATTTCAACGAGTTCCAGAAGCTCTTCGTCGTCCACCTGATCAACCTTGTTCAGGAACACAACAAGCGCCGGCACACCAACCTGACGGGCAAGCAGAATGTGCTCGCGGGTCTGAGGCATCGGGCCATCAGCTGCGTTCACAACAAGAATGCCGCCGTCCATCTGCGCGGCACCCGTGATCATGTTCTTCACGTAGTCAGCATGGCCTGGGCAATCAACGTGGGCGTAGTGACGGTTTTCCGTCTCATACTCAACGTGCGCCGTTGAAATCGTGATGCCACGCGCCTTTTCTTCAGGCGCCTTGTCAATGTCGGCGTAGTCCGAAAACTCCGCGCCACCCTGCTCCGCAAGCACCTTCGTTATCGCTGCTGTCAACGTCGTCTTGCCGTGGTCAACGTGACCAACAGTCCCGATGTTCACATGCGGCTTGTTGCGCTCAAACTTTTCCTTGGCCATCTCTTCTGTCTTCCTTTGATGGACCCGCCATCAACCTTGGGTCCGGTCTTCGTAATTGGGTATGCGTGTCGCTGGTTACGCCAGCTTCGCGCGAACTTCTTCAGACACCGCGTGCGGCACCTGTTCGTAATGATCAAACTGCATCGAGTACTGGGCACGGCCCTGGGACATTGAACGCAGCGTATTCACGTAGCCAAACATGTTGGCGAGCGGCACCATTGCTGAGATCACAGTGGCATTGCCGCGTGCTTCTGTGCCGGAGATCTGCCCACGACGTGAGTTCAGATCGCCAATAACGTCGCCCATGTAATCCTCAGGCGTCACGACTTCGACATTCATGACTGGCTCAAGCAGAACCACACCGAGCTCATCACCCGCTTCACGGAATGCTGCACGGGCAGCGATTTCGAAAGCCATGATGCTGGAGTCAACGTCATGGTAAGCGCCGTCAATCAGGCGAACCTTGAAGTCAAGCATTGGGAAGCCGGCGAGCATGCCGTTTTCGCGAACGCTTTCGATGCCCTTCTGAACACCCGGGATGTATTCCTTGGGTACAGAACCACCGACGATCTTGCTTTCAAACTCAAAGCCTTCACCAGGCTCGCACGGCGTGAATTCAATTTTCACGCGCGCAAACTGACCAGAACCACCCGTCTGCTTCTTGTGGGTGTAGTCAACAGTTGCCTGCTTGGTGATGGTTTCGCGGTACGCCACCTGCGGCGCGCCGACATTGGCCTCAACCTTGAACTCACGCTTCATACGATCAACAAGGATATCGAGGTGAAGCTCACCCATGCCCTTGATCACGGTCTGGCCGGACTCTTCGTCTGACGTCACACGGAAAGACGGATCTTCCTGAGCAAGACGTGAGAGCGCGAGGCCCATCTTTTCCTGGTCACTCTTGGTCTTCGGCTCAACGGCAACCTCGATCACCGGATCCGGGAATTCCATACGCTCAAGAATGACCGGACGGTTGGGGTCACACAGTGTGTCACCCGTCGTCGTGTCTTTGAGACCAGCGATAGCAACAATGTCGCCGGCAGCCGCTTCCTTGATGTCTTCACGGCTGTTGGAATGCATCAGCAGCATACGGCCAACGCGCTCACGCTTCTCTTTCACGGTGTTGAGAACGGATGAACCAGTCTCAAGCTTACCGGAATAGATGCGGGCAAATGTGAGTGAACCAACGAATGGGTCATTCATGATCTTGAAGGCCAGCGCAGCAAACGGCTCGTCATCGTCTGACTTGCGGTCGGTTTCTTCTTCTGTCTTGGGATCGATACCCTTAATCGCAGGCACATCCAGCGGAGACGGCATGTAGTCAACCACAGCGTCGAGAAGTGGCTGAACGCCCTTGTTCTTGAAGGCTGTACCGCAAAGCACAGGCACAAAAATCTGCTCGATCGCACCCTTGCGGATCAGCGCCTTGAGGCCAGCCTCATCAGGCTCGTTGCCTTCAAGATATGCTTCCATTGCATCATCGTCAGCTTCAACAGCCGTTTCGATGAGCTTGGACCGGTACTCATCAGCCTGATCCTTCAGATCGGCAGGAATGTCTGTGTATTCGTATTCAGCACCGAGGCTTTCATCTTTCCAGACAACCGCCTGCATCTTCACCAGGTCAACGACACCCAGGAAGTCTGCTTCCATGCCAATAGGCAGCTGTGTCACAAGCGGTGTGGCGCCAAGGCGATCCACGATCATGTCGACACAACGGAAGAAGTCAGCGCCGGTACGGTCCAGCTTGTTGACGAAGCACATACGCGGAACGCTGTACTTGTCAGCCTGACGCCAAACTGTTTCGGACTGAGGCTCAACACCCGCAACGCCATCAAACACGGCAACAGCGCCATCAAGTACACGCAGCGAACGTTCAACTTCAATCGTGAAGTCCACGTGTCCCGGAGTGTCGATGATGTTGATGCGGTGATCGTTNNNNNNNNNNNNNNNNNNNNNNNNNNNNNNNNNNNNNNNNNNNNNNNNNNNATCCAGTCCATGGTGGCCGCACCATCATGCACTTCACCGATCTTATGCGAACGGCCCGTATAATAGAGGATGCGCTCAGTAGTCGTCGTCTTACCCGCATCGATGTGAGCCATGATGCCGATATTGCGATAGTCTTTGAGCGGTGTTGTGCGCGAAGACATGAGTGGAGCCTCTAAAACCTAAAATTCAAAACAGTCAGCAAGTCGGGGATCGTTCGCAGCAGCGTACTACCAGCGATAGTGCGAGAAGGCACGGTTGGCTTCAGCCATCCGGTGTGTGTCTTCACGCTTCTTGATGGCGGCGCCGCGGTTGTTGGCTGCATCAAGCAGCTCACCCGCAAGGCGGTCCGTCATTGTCTTTTCGTTGCGAGCACGTGACGCAGAAATCACCCAGCGAATAGCCAGCGCGCGACGGCGCTCGGGGCGAACTTCCACGGGCACCTGGTATGTCGCACCACCAACACGGCGGGAGCGCACTTCCACAGCAGGCATCACATTTGTGAGCGCATCGTGGAACATCTGAACCGGATCCTGGCTCGTCTTGTCCTGCATCTGGTCGAAGGCACCGTAAACGATGCGCTCGGCAGCAGACTTCTTGCCGTCATACATCAGGCAATTCATGAACTTGGTGACAACCTCGTCGCTAAACTTGGCGTCTGGAATAACTTCGCGTTTTTCGGCGCGGTGACGTCGTGACATTTTCTAAACTCCCCGCCCTATTTCGGCCGCTTGGCGCCGTATTTCGAACGGCGCTGCTTACGGTCCTTGACGCCCTGGGTATCCAGAATGCCGCGAATGATGTGGTAGCGAACACCGGGAAGGTCCTTCACACGACCGCCGCGGATCATCACCACGGAGTGTTCCTGAAGGTTATGGCCTTCGCCCGGAATGTAGCTTGTGACTTCAAAGCCGTTATTGAGGCGCACACGAGCAACCTTACGCAGAGCCGAGTTCGGCTTCTTCGGGGTCGTCGTATAGACACGGGTGCACACGCCGCGCTTCTGCGGGCAGGCTTCCATGGCTGGCACCTTGGTCCGCTTGATCTGCGGCTGGCGCGGCTTGCGGATGAGCTGGTTAATCGTCGGCATAAGAGCTTTTCGACGCCTTCTCTGACTTACAGCCCACTTGCATGGGCCCTTGAACCAAATCCCCGCCAAACCGGCCGGGAAAAACCTGTTTTTTGAAGAAAACCTTAAAACACGTCGTCCGAATGCGAGTCGGCGCGCCTCGCCGGCTCCACCTGCTCAATGCAGATGATCCAGCGGCACGCCAAATTGGACCAGTCGGACAAATCCCGAAAGGCCCAAAAAACGCAGAGGAACCAGAGGGTTAGCCCCAGTTCTTGCTCCGGTAGAGTGCTCTTTGGCTTTCTTTGACAACGTTTAGGCTGGGGCTTGAGCCACCTGAATCGCCTACTGCTTGCCTCAAAAGTTGGCGGAAACTAACTATCCACCCCCTGCACGTCAAGGCCGATATCGCAGAATTTGGCCGGAAATCCCGAACTTATCTGCATATCAGCCAATCCCGCCTCACAAAGGCGGAAAACTGGGGCTGACCCTCTGGTCGGATGGCGTTGTGAGCCACCTTCGGACCAAGAAGGCGATCTCTGGTGTCATTGGCGTTGTGTATCGTCGCGCAGGCTAGAAAGAGACTGTCATCTTCTGTGACCGCATCATTGGGTCTCGGCTTTGCCCGCGCCTGCCGAGCCCGCCTATCCTNNNNNNNNNNNNNNNNNNNNNNNNNNNNNNNNNNNNNNNNNNNNNNNNNNNNNNNNNNNNNNNNNNNNNNNNNNNNNNNNNN from Candidatus Phaeomarinobacter ectocarpi includes these protein-coding regions:
- a CDS encoding 50S ribosomal protein L23, giving the protein MKAEDLYTVLQAPVITEKSTIAGENNQVVFRVPLEATKPQVKEAVEALFKVEVKAVNTMRVKGKQKRFRGMLGKRSDIKKAIVTLADGHSIDVTTGL
- the rplD gene encoding 50S ribosomal protein L4; amino-acid sequence: MKLDVQTLDAKKAGSVDLPDDVFALKPRTDILHRMVTYQLAKRRAGTHKTKGRSEIAGTTKKMYKQKGTGGARHGNKKVPQFRGGGKAFGPVVRDHAHGLTKKVRALALRHALSTKAQAGSIIVLDEAKLPEPKTKVVKDAFAKLGITSTLIVDGAELDDNFALAARNIPHTDVLPIQGINVYDVLRRDTLVLTKSALEALEARFA
- the rplC gene encoding 50S ribosomal protein L3, whose product is MRAGVIAQKVGMTRVFTDEGKHIPVTVLKLDGCQVVGHRTEEKNGYTALQLGAGSIKVKNLTRAARGHFAKTSVEPRRRLVEFRVTPDNLIDVGAELQADHFVAGQYVDASGISIGKGFAGAMKRHNFGGLRATHGVSISHRSHGSTGQCQDPGKVFKGKKMAGHMGQTRVTTQNLEIVSTDVERGLILVKGAIPGSKGGWVQLSDAVKKPLPEGVPMPGAFRTAGSSEEKPAEETAAETPADEVVADEAENTTSEKKDDA
- the rpsJ gene encoding 30S ribosomal protein S10; translated protein: MQNQNIRIRLKAFDHRILDASTLEIVNTAKRTGATVRGPIPLPNRIEKFTVLRGPHIDKKSREQFEIRTHKRLLDIVDPTPQTVDALMKLDLAAGVDVEIKL
- the tuf gene encoding elongation factor Tu; amino-acid sequence: MAKEKFERNKPHVNIGTVGHVDHGKTTLTAAITKVLAEQGGAEFSDYADIDKAPEEKARGITISTAHVEYETENRHYAHVDCPGHADYVKNMITGAAQMDGGILVVNAADGPMPQTREHILLARQVGVPALVVFLNKVDQVDDEELLELVEMEVRELLSSYDFPGDDIPIIAGSALAALEGRDDEIGKNKILELMAAVDEYIPTPERPKDQPFLMPVEDVFSISGRGTVATGRIERGVVNVGEEIEIVGIKDTTKTTVTGVEMFRKLLDQGEAGDNVGCLLRGVNREDIERGQVLVHPGSVTPHTKFKAEAYILTKDEGGRHTPFFTNYRPQLYFRTTDVTGVVSLPEGTEMVMPGDNCEMLVELIVPIAMEEKLRFAIREGGRTVGAGVVAAIIE
- the fusA gene encoding elongation factor G — its product is NDHRINIIDTPGHVDFTIEVERSLRVLDGAVAVFDGVAGVEPQSETVWRQADKYSVPRMCFVNKLDRTGADFFRCVDMIVDRLGATPLVTQLPIGMEADFLGVVDLVKMQAVVWKDESLGAEYEYTDIPADLKDQADEYRSKLIETAVEADDDAMEAYLEGNEPDEAGLKALIRKGAIEQIFVPVLCGTAFKNKGVQPLLDAVVDYMPSPLDVPAIKGIDPKTEEETDRKSDDDEPFAALAFKIMNDPFVGSLTFARIYSGKLETGSSVLNTVKEKRERVGRMLLMHSNSREDIKEAAAGDIVAIAGLKDTTTGDTLCDPNRPVILERMEFPDPVIEVAVEPKTKSDQEKMGLALSRLAQEDPSFRVTSDEESGQTVIKGMGELHLDILVDRMKREFKVEANVGAPQVAYRETITKQATVDYTHKKQTGGSGQFARVKIEFTPCEPGEGFEFESKIVGGSVPKEYIPGVQKGIESVRENGMLAGFPMLDFKVRLIDGAYHDVDSSIMAFEIAARAAFREAGDELGVVLLEPVMNVEVVTPEDYMGDVIGDLNSRRGQISGTEARGNATVISAMVPLANMFGYVNTLRSMSQGRAQYSMQFDHYEQVPHAVSEEVRAKLA
- a CDS encoding GTP-binding protein; translation: MSSRTTPLKDYRNIGIMAHIDAGKTTTTERILYYTGRSHKIGEVHDGAATMDW
- the rpsG gene encoding 30S ribosomal protein S7, which produces MSRRHRAEKREVIPDAKFSDEVVTKFMNCLMYDGKKSAAERIVYGAFDQMQDKTSQDPVQMFHDALTNVMPAVEVRSRRVGGATYQVPVEVRPERRRALAIRWVISASRARNEKTMTDRLAGELLDAANNRGAAIKKREDTHRMAEANRAFSHYRW
- the rpsL gene encoding 30S ribosomal protein S12, which produces MPTINQLIRKPRQPQIKRTKVPAMEACPQKRGVCTRVYTTTPKKPNSALRKVARVRLNNGFEVTSYIPGEGHNLQEHSVVMIRGGRVKDLPGVRYHIIRGILDTQGVKDRKQRRSKYGAKRPK